GATCATCTCGCCTTTTTAAATGATGAGACAGGGCAGCTTTTTACGGGAGACCTTTATTGTCAGGAAAAAACAAAAGTGGTTCTTCGAGAGGAAAATATCCCTGTGATTATCGAATCGTTGCAAAGAGTCTTAACCCATGATTTTGATGATGTATTTTGCAATCACGCAGGACATTTGAGCAAGGGGCGTACTGCCCTAAAGAGGAAGTTGGACTATCTGTTGGATCTGCAAGGAACGATCCTAAAACTGTATGATGAAGGCAAGAATCCAGAAGAGATTAAACAGACATTGTTCCCGAAAAAATATCCGATAACATCTTTTTCGCAGGGAGAATGGGACGCCATCCATATTGTTTACTCGATAATTAAACAAAAAGATAAAACGCTGATATTCTAATGAATGGATGTTCATTCATTGAACCATAGGGACGGTTCATGTGGCTCTTCTCATCTCTTTGTGGAGGAAAAAGAGCCAACAGAACCGTCCCCTTGGTCACTTGATCACTTTACTTGCTCTGCGTACTTTTTAAAATTATCTAAAATGGCTTGCCAGCCCTGTTGTTGCATTTCAATGGGATTGGTCGCTTCCGCATCAAATGTTTCAGTAATTTGCGTTTCGTTTCCTTGACCTTTAAAGGTGATTTGCACTTTTCTGCCGTCACCCATGGTATAAGCAATTACTTCATGTTCTTTCACTTCATCATACGTTCCACCAAAATCGAAGCCAAAACTGCCATCTTTGGCTTCCATTCTTGAGCGGAATGTCCCACCGACTCTTAAATCATTTTCAGCCACAGGTGTGTGCCAGTCGTCAGAAGCACTGTTCCACTTCTTGATATGATCGGGCTCCGACCAATATGTCCATACCTTTTCTACCGGTGCTTGTACTGTAGCTTCTACAGTCACTTTTTTTGTTGCTTCCATTGCATGTACCGCCTCTCTTTATTCGAAAATTTTTAAAGCGATGTCTCTACAAAGGTGTCTGACTATATTGTATCTGAAATCGATAAATTACACTACTTCTACATTGTTTCCTTCAGGAATGGCTTTAAATACTACATGCACCAAGGAAAAATGAGCGCAGATGTAGAAATTATAAGAACCACAGGGACGGTTCTTGTGGCACTTTCCATTCCTTCATTGAGGAAAAAAGCCAGCAGAACCCGTCCCCTTGGTTCGTGAAAAATTTTATAAAAAGAGGGGTATAAAGTGGTGAAAACAAATAATAAATCCATTGCTGCACTTACGTTGGGCATTTTATCAATTCTTCTGCCTTACATTGGTTTAATCCTTGGTATTATTGGGCTTGTTTTATCTTCAAAAAGTATTAAAGAGATTAATCATTCCAATGAAAATGGGAGAGGGTTAGCTATATCAGGGAAGGTTTGTAGTATTGTTGGAATCAGTCTTCACGGTCTTCTTATTTTACTTATGATTTTGGCGCTCAGTTCTTTTTAC
The window above is part of the Bacillus sp. SORGH_AS_0510 genome. Proteins encoded here:
- a CDS encoding DUF4190 domain-containing protein; the encoded protein is MKTNNKSIAALTLGILSILLPYIGLILGIIGLVLSSKSIKEINHSNENGRGLAISGKVCSIVGISLHGLLILLMILALSSFYVTGP
- a CDS encoding SRPBCC family protein codes for the protein MEATKKVTVEATVQAPVEKVWTYWSEPDHIKKWNSASDDWHTPVAENDLRVGGTFRSRMEAKDGSFGFDFGGTYDEVKEHEVIAYTMGDGRKVQITFKGQGNETQITETFDAEATNPIEMQQQGWQAILDNFKKYAEQVK